One part of the Arthrobacter sp. EM1 genome encodes these proteins:
- a CDS encoding carboxylesterase family protein: MNDDPAFSPPSGPVTGWRDGEVLRASGIPYASAGRFQPPVPVPDRTAVLAATSLSPACPQAPVPFLDEILGTRYGELPGSEDCQRLSITMPAGLTAHERVPVMVWLHGGSYTSGSGDLAIFDPKSLVAENRVIVVSVTYRLGLFGYLASGTGRPANLGLLDQLEAFRWVQRNISAFGGDPANVTAFGQSAGGDAVAHLMATAEAPALFRRAIIQSAPLGITRGREKMSHAMGIAAQTVTKDTPAMEVVEIEGHVSQVARKFGLKAAMPFGTQYGHAPLPRESAIEDAWNNTAAGIEVLIGHTSEEARMFLPRNRTVSAVAKVPLLGAAIVRGINWAVTEAVYGRSARKFARRHARAGGTAYSYVLSWAAPGNVYGAAHTVDLPLLFGDQKTWEGAGLLAGADWAEINAQGRELRAVWARFAAGEGLGRRGGIPGALRYRAV, from the coding sequence ATGAACGACGATCCTGCCTTTAGCCCACCCAGCGGTCCGGTCACCGGATGGCGGGACGGCGAGGTGCTGCGTGCCAGCGGAATTCCCTATGCCAGCGCCGGACGGTTCCAGCCGCCGGTGCCTGTACCTGACCGGACCGCTGTCCTCGCGGCGACGTCCCTTTCGCCGGCGTGCCCGCAGGCTCCGGTCCCTTTCCTGGATGAGATCCTCGGCACCCGCTACGGGGAGCTTCCCGGCAGCGAGGACTGCCAGCGGCTCTCTATCACCATGCCGGCCGGGCTCACTGCGCACGAGCGTGTGCCGGTGATGGTGTGGCTCCATGGCGGGTCCTACACGTCCGGCTCCGGGGACTTGGCGATCTTCGACCCCAAGTCCCTTGTGGCCGAAAACCGCGTGATCGTGGTGTCCGTGACCTACCGGCTGGGCCTGTTTGGTTACCTGGCAAGCGGCACCGGACGGCCCGCGAACCTGGGCCTCCTGGACCAGCTTGAGGCGTTCCGCTGGGTCCAGCGCAACATCAGCGCCTTCGGCGGCGACCCGGCAAATGTCACGGCCTTCGGACAGTCCGCCGGCGGGGACGCCGTCGCCCATCTGATGGCAACGGCGGAAGCCCCCGCCCTCTTCCGGCGGGCCATTATTCAGAGCGCACCCCTCGGCATTACCCGGGGTCGGGAAAAGATGAGCCACGCGATGGGCATCGCGGCGCAAACCGTCACAAAGGACACACCGGCGATGGAAGTTGTCGAGATCGAGGGGCACGTTTCGCAGGTGGCCCGGAAGTTCGGGCTGAAAGCAGCCATGCCGTTCGGCACCCAGTACGGGCACGCCCCGCTGCCGCGGGAATCCGCGATCGAGGACGCATGGAACAACACTGCTGCCGGGATTGAGGTTTTGATCGGACACACCTCCGAGGAAGCCCGGATGTTCCTGCCGCGCAACCGCACCGTCAGCGCCGTGGCCAAGGTCCCGCTGCTCGGGGCCGCCATCGTGCGGGGCATCAACTGGGCCGTCACCGAGGCCGTGTATGGCAGGTCCGCCAGGAAGTTCGCCAGGCGGCACGCCCGGGCCGGCGGCACGGCCTACAGTTATGTGCTGTCCTGGGCCGCGCCCGGAAACGTCTATGGTGCCGCGCACACAGTAGACCTGCCCCTGCTGTTCGGAGACCAAAAGACCTGGGAAGGGGCGGGGCTGCTCGCAGGTGCCGACTGGGCGGAAATTAACGCCCAGGGCAGGGAGCTCCGCGCCGTGTGGGCCCGTTTTGCCGCCGGGGAGGGCCTCGGGCGCCGCGGCGGGATTCCTGGCGCCCTGCGCTACCGCGCCGTCTGA
- a CDS encoding helix-turn-helix domain-containing protein — MFTLTINQTDSRRDGDCVPQLLKDLRHIPARLDFDRSVEDEVQGIVDCPLQAVEAAMISLRTGSWYVGIGVGPVNEPLPNQIKDASGHGLIYARRAVDRLRNGKDRIPVAVEGPLADLAAESEAVLRLLGQIVHDRSLAEWRVLDLLTPGVRGQQKAVAEELGITTQAVSKAVARAQWNEEHAARPAAARLLGLILEAR, encoded by the coding sequence ATGTTCACGCTGACGATCAACCAAACCGACAGCCGGCGCGACGGCGATTGCGTGCCCCAGCTCCTCAAGGACCTGCGGCACATCCCGGCGCGCCTGGACTTCGACCGCTCGGTCGAGGATGAGGTCCAGGGCATTGTGGACTGTCCCCTGCAGGCCGTCGAAGCGGCGATGATCTCCCTGCGGACAGGCAGCTGGTACGTCGGCATCGGTGTCGGCCCGGTCAATGAACCCCTGCCGAACCAGATCAAGGACGCCTCCGGTCACGGCCTCATTTATGCCCGCCGGGCCGTGGACCGGCTGCGCAACGGCAAGGACCGGATCCCGGTGGCCGTCGAAGGCCCGCTTGCAGACCTCGCCGCGGAGTCGGAAGCCGTCCTGCGGCTGCTCGGTCAGATCGTGCACGACCGCAGCCTGGCCGAGTGGCGGGTGCTGGACCTGCTGACCCCCGGGGTTCGCGGACAGCAAAAGGCGGTGGCTGAGGAACTCGGGATTACCACCCAGGCTGTCAGCAAGGCAGTGGCGCGCGCGCAGTGGAATGAGGAACACGCGGCGCGTCCCGCCGCGGCCAGGCTCCTGGGCCTCATCCTCGAAGCGCGCTGA
- the dacB gene encoding D-alanyl-D-alanine carboxypeptidase/D-alanyl-D-alanine-endopeptidase — MKRRTSRPGARPATGPLRRNLPLLLQTLLVAALALPAGVALAPAFRGPASSAATGENTPTWQQVPGTLAPRGGTAAGSGGIEPLTAAAPRPAPGDLAAQLNETLKTDGAGDFTGMVQDALTGDVLFDRSGDAVRVPASNMKLLTAAAALRTLGPERRFSTRAVAGSAPGTVVLTGGGDVLLGAGESVPDAVLGHAGLATLAQSTVRALEAGNVTGPLTVQLDDSLFTGPALNPAWSPEDVAAGEVAPLFPLALNSARFDPASTTGPRPQDAAMTAAEAFYAQLSTAAAAAGLSVAPGVGRVPAATAEGDAEARVLAEVQSATVGQQVDLLLRTSDNYLAETMGRMAATAAGKPGSNDGAVAAVLEQLDDLEIPAGTLRAADVSGLALDNQVSARQLAGVVRAITSGTDTRLRSALAGFPVAGLTGTLGDRYMDAATARGAGLVRAKTGTLNTVLALSGYVVDADGRLLVFSFIGNGLTPGAANKAVLDRAASVLAGCGCR; from the coding sequence ATGAAACGCAGAACGAGCCGGCCGGGCGCGCGGCCGGCGACCGGGCCGCTTCGGCGGAACCTTCCGCTGCTGCTCCAGACCCTATTGGTGGCGGCGCTCGCCCTCCCTGCCGGCGTCGCGCTGGCACCGGCGTTCCGCGGCCCCGCGTCTTCCGCGGCCACGGGCGAAAATACCCCGACCTGGCAGCAGGTCCCCGGTACGCTGGCCCCCCGCGGCGGCACCGCCGCCGGCAGCGGCGGCATCGAACCGCTCACTGCCGCCGCCCCTCGCCCGGCACCGGGTGACCTCGCTGCGCAACTGAACGAAACCCTCAAGACCGACGGTGCCGGGGACTTTACCGGTATGGTGCAGGATGCCCTCACCGGGGACGTATTATTCGACCGTTCCGGCGACGCGGTCCGCGTTCCCGCCTCCAACATGAAGCTGCTCACGGCCGCCGCTGCCCTGCGCACCCTCGGACCGGAGCGCCGCTTCAGCACCAGGGCAGTGGCGGGCAGTGCCCCCGGAACTGTGGTGCTCACCGGCGGCGGGGACGTGCTGCTCGGCGCCGGGGAATCGGTGCCCGACGCCGTGCTGGGCCACGCCGGACTCGCTACCTTGGCACAGTCCACGGTCCGGGCGCTGGAGGCCGGGAACGTCACCGGTCCCTTGACGGTGCAACTTGACGACTCCCTGTTCACCGGCCCCGCTCTGAACCCGGCCTGGAGCCCGGAGGATGTTGCCGCGGGTGAGGTAGCGCCGCTGTTTCCGCTGGCACTGAACTCCGCCCGGTTCGACCCGGCCAGCACCACCGGGCCCCGCCCGCAGGACGCCGCGATGACCGCCGCCGAAGCCTTTTACGCCCAGCTTTCGACGGCGGCTGCAGCGGCCGGGCTCTCGGTGGCGCCCGGCGTTGGACGGGTCCCCGCGGCAACTGCCGAAGGCGATGCTGAAGCCCGGGTCCTGGCCGAGGTCCAGTCAGCGACTGTCGGCCAGCAGGTGGACCTGCTGCTGCGCACCTCGGACAACTACCTCGCCGAGACGATGGGCCGGATGGCGGCAACCGCGGCCGGTAAACCCGGCAGTAACGACGGCGCCGTCGCGGCCGTTCTGGAGCAGCTCGACGACCTGGAGATCCCTGCCGGCACACTGCGCGCAGCTGACGTCTCCGGCCTGGCCCTGGACAACCAGGTGTCCGCCCGCCAGCTTGCCGGGGTGGTTCGGGCCATCACGTCGGGCACGGACACCCGGCTGCGGTCCGCTCTGGCCGGATTTCCGGTCGCCGGGCTCACCGGAACGCTGGGGGACCGGTACATGGATGCGGCCACGGCGCGCGGCGCGGGCCTGGTCCGGGCCAAAACCGGCACGCTGAACACCGTCCTTGCGCTAAGCGGCTACGTGGTGGACGCCGACGGCAGGCTCCTGGTGTTTTCCTTCATTGGCAACGGACTGACGCCGGGGGCGGCGAATAAGGCCGTGCTGGACCGCGCCGCGTCCGTCCTGGCCGGGTGCGGCTGCCGCTGA
- the tilS gene encoding tRNA lysidine(34) synthetase TilS yields MLQESLGAAGYPERILVACSGGPDSLALAAAAAHFGRRGHVDGHPVSVGAVVVDHQLQPGSAGVAAAAAATLRDLGLSPVHVKAVEVASTGVGPEAAARDARHAALNAAAAEDGAGAILLGHTLDDQAEQVLLGLARGSGTRSLAGMRPARDKLLRPFLGLRRADTLAICAAEGLEPWHDPSNVDPAFARSRTRVEVLPLLEQKLGPGVAESLARTAAILQLDADYLEDVANDTFLSLREQSGTTISLPEEALRGLAPAIRFRVIAKAAAAVGGQQPSYQRLLAAEALLRRRGSAGPVELAGGVNVYRLPLVQLLAEGPSGPGSVPRGAARCGKLVFRPQKPPQI; encoded by the coding sequence ATGCTGCAGGAGTCGCTGGGTGCAGCAGGATACCCCGAGCGGATCCTGGTCGCCTGCAGCGGCGGACCCGACTCACTGGCCCTCGCGGCGGCCGCTGCCCACTTCGGCCGCCGCGGCCACGTGGACGGACATCCCGTTTCCGTGGGCGCCGTGGTGGTGGACCACCAGCTGCAGCCCGGCTCCGCCGGTGTTGCCGCTGCCGCCGCCGCGACCCTGCGGGATCTGGGCCTCTCGCCGGTACACGTCAAGGCCGTCGAGGTCGCTTCCACCGGGGTGGGCCCGGAGGCAGCCGCCCGGGACGCCAGGCACGCAGCTTTGAACGCCGCTGCAGCTGAGGACGGCGCCGGCGCCATCCTCCTCGGCCATACCCTCGATGACCAGGCCGAACAGGTACTGCTTGGGCTCGCCCGCGGTTCCGGGACGCGCTCCCTGGCGGGGATGCGGCCCGCCCGCGACAAGCTGTTACGGCCCTTCCTGGGGCTGCGCCGCGCCGACACCCTCGCAATCTGCGCGGCTGAGGGGCTTGAGCCATGGCACGATCCGAGCAACGTGGATCCCGCGTTTGCACGGTCACGGACCCGGGTCGAGGTGCTTCCGCTGCTTGAGCAGAAGCTTGGTCCGGGCGTTGCCGAGTCGCTGGCACGGACCGCGGCGATCCTGCAGCTGGACGCCGACTACCTAGAGGACGTGGCGAATGACACCTTCCTCAGCCTCCGGGAACAATCCGGAACAACCATCAGCCTCCCGGAGGAAGCCCTGCGCGGGCTCGCGCCGGCCATCAGGTTCCGGGTCATCGCCAAGGCCGCGGCCGCCGTCGGAGGCCAGCAGCCCAGCTACCAGCGGCTGCTCGCCGCAGAAGCCCTCCTCCGGCGGCGGGGATCGGCCGGTCCCGTGGAGCTTGCCGGCGGGGTCAACGTCTACCGGCTCCCGCTCGTCCAACTGCTCGCCGAAGGGCCGTCCGGGCCCGGAAGTGTTCCCCGCGGGGCGGCCCGCTGTGGGAAGCTTGTATTCCGGCCTCAAAAACCGCCCCAGATATAG
- a CDS encoding HAD family hydrolase — protein sequence MTTMTETSVAGNDDRRDTNQNNTAGHKLMVALDVDGTLVDHDGHMSVPVREAARDVVAAGHHVTIATGRSLNATLPIIEHIGIENGYAVCSNGGVTLRLDSGLSEGYEIMHKATFDPGPALRALRKRLPSAKYALEDADGNFLSTERFQDASFGVEAIGVDFQTLLEATAVRVVVFSTENTPEEFNTAIRHIGLAGVTYSVGWTAWLDIAAAGVTKASALEQLRGRLSVEPHHTVAVGDGRNDIEMLGWAARGVAMGQAPEEVIAAANEVTHSVYNDGAAHVLRSLLP from the coding sequence ATGACAACAATGACTGAAACTTCAGTCGCCGGCAACGATGACCGGCGAGACACTAACCAGAACAACACCGCAGGCCACAAGCTGATGGTTGCGCTCGACGTCGACGGCACCCTCGTGGACCACGACGGCCATATGTCCGTTCCCGTCCGCGAAGCCGCCCGGGACGTTGTGGCGGCGGGCCACCACGTGACCATCGCGACGGGGCGGTCGCTGAATGCGACCCTGCCCATCATTGAACATATCGGCATTGAAAACGGCTATGCGGTCTGCTCCAACGGCGGCGTCACGTTGCGTCTGGATTCCGGCCTGTCCGAGGGCTACGAGATCATGCACAAGGCAACCTTCGACCCCGGGCCCGCGCTCAGAGCACTGCGCAAGCGGCTGCCCTCGGCAAAGTATGCGCTGGAGGATGCGGACGGCAACTTCCTCTCCACCGAGCGCTTCCAGGACGCCAGTTTCGGCGTTGAGGCCATTGGCGTGGACTTCCAGACCTTGCTGGAAGCCACTGCCGTGCGCGTTGTTGTCTTCAGCACCGAAAACACGCCCGAAGAGTTCAACACCGCCATCCGCCACATCGGCCTCGCCGGGGTGACCTACTCGGTGGGCTGGACGGCGTGGCTGGACATCGCCGCCGCCGGAGTCACCAAGGCGAGTGCGCTCGAGCAGCTCCGCGGACGGCTGAGCGTCGAGCCGCACCACACCGTTGCCGTCGGCGACGGCCGCAATGACATCGAGATGCTCGGCTGGGCCGCGCGCGGCGTCGCCATGGGCCAGGCGCCCGAGGAGGTCATCGCCGCCGCAAACGAGGTCACCCACTCCGTGTATAACGACGGTGCCGCCCACGTGCTGCGCAGCCTGCTGCCCTAG
- the serS gene encoding serine--tRNA ligase, translating to MIDVKDLSENPDTFRASQRARGADESVVDAIIAADSTRRAALIRFENLRAEQNVFGKRVAQAKGEEKQALLAEVKVLAGEVKAASVEADVAQSAHEELLRGIPNLIEDGVPAGGEDDYIVLKAVGTPREFNDFEPKDHLEIGELIGAIDMERGAKVSGSRFYFLRGAGARLEMALLQMAMEQAIDAGFVPMITPTLVRPETMQGTGFDVKHDAEIYRLAEDDLYLVGTSEVALAGYHADEILDLSKGPIRFAGQSSCYRREAGSHGKDTRGIIRVHQFNKVEMFVYTTVEEAAAEHARLLAWEEEMLAKCELPYRVIDTAAGDLGNSAARKFDCEAWVPTQGAYRELTSTSNCTTYQARRLNIRERVLNGDGAPKGTRAVATLNGTLATTRWIVAILEHHQNPDGSVNIPQALQKYLGGMTVFPVI from the coding sequence GTGATCGACGTAAAAGACCTCAGCGAAAATCCGGACACGTTCCGGGCCAGCCAGCGCGCCCGCGGTGCCGATGAATCCGTGGTGGACGCGATCATCGCAGCGGACTCGACCCGGCGTGCGGCCCTGATCCGCTTCGAGAACCTCAGGGCCGAGCAGAATGTCTTCGGAAAGAGGGTGGCGCAGGCCAAGGGCGAGGAGAAGCAGGCCCTGCTGGCCGAGGTCAAGGTCCTCGCCGGTGAGGTCAAAGCAGCATCGGTTGAGGCCGACGTCGCACAGTCCGCTCACGAGGAACTGCTGCGCGGCATTCCCAACCTCATCGAGGACGGTGTCCCAGCGGGCGGGGAAGACGACTACATCGTCCTCAAGGCCGTCGGCACCCCCCGCGAATTTAACGACTTCGAGCCGAAGGACCACCTGGAAATCGGTGAGCTGATCGGCGCCATCGACATGGAGCGCGGTGCCAAAGTATCCGGTTCGCGCTTCTACTTCCTGCGCGGGGCCGGGGCGCGGCTGGAAATGGCGCTGCTGCAGATGGCCATGGAGCAGGCCATCGACGCAGGCTTTGTGCCGATGATCACCCCGACGCTGGTGCGCCCGGAGACCATGCAGGGCACCGGATTCGACGTTAAGCACGACGCCGAGATTTACCGGCTCGCGGAGGACGATCTGTACCTCGTGGGCACCTCCGAAGTGGCCCTTGCCGGCTACCACGCCGATGAAATCCTGGACCTCTCCAAGGGTCCGATCCGCTTCGCCGGGCAGAGTTCGTGCTACCGGCGTGAGGCTGGCTCGCACGGCAAAGACACCCGCGGCATCATCCGGGTCCACCAGTTCAACAAGGTGGAGATGTTCGTCTACACCACGGTCGAGGAAGCTGCGGCCGAGCACGCCCGGCTCCTAGCTTGGGAAGAGGAGATGCTGGCCAAGTGCGAGCTGCCCTACCGGGTGATTGACACCGCAGCCGGTGACCTCGGCAACTCCGCGGCGCGCAAGTTCGACTGCGAGGCCTGGGTTCCGACGCAGGGGGCGTATCGCGAGCTGACCTCGACTTCCAATTGCACCACGTACCAGGCGCGCCGGCTCAACATCCGCGAACGTGTGCTGAACGGGGACGGCGCCCCCAAGGGCACCCGTGCGGTCGCCACGCTCAACGGCACCCTGGCCACCACCCGCTGGATCGTGGCCATCCTGGAGCACCACCAGAACCCGGACGGCTCCGTTAACATCCCGCAGGCACTGCAGAAGTATCTCGGCGGCATGACGGTCTTCCCGGTCATCTGA
- a CDS encoding diacylglycerol kinase family protein gives MRDWLLYLVIAGVLAFAASSWWGVRKLKARHSRSTVSEETHSPGLGQQKVAVVMNPIKARSGEARTLIANACAAAGWAPPQFYETTAADPGFSQARAAVQSGADVVLVGGGDGTVRVVADILAGTETAMGLIPLGTGNLLARNIHLDVGDLRASVQTALFGQQRFIDTARMTVENARTNESAEHTFLVIAGIGMDAEVIGDTNDGLKKAVGWLAYTEAGVRHLPGRRKKVTISLDDQPEQSRKIRSVLFANCGLIPGGIDFIPQAMIDDGMLDVVVMSPRSAIGWLAMYWKIVLKHKRNLPVMAFYRSGKIIIRCPEPMPTQVDGDPSGEATKVTVQVAPGSLLVRVKNGTEQG, from the coding sequence ATGCGTGACTGGCTGCTCTATCTCGTCATCGCTGGAGTTCTGGCGTTTGCCGCCTCCAGCTGGTGGGGAGTGCGCAAGCTCAAAGCCAGGCACAGCCGCAGCACCGTGTCGGAGGAAACGCACAGCCCAGGCCTGGGCCAGCAGAAGGTCGCAGTGGTGATGAACCCGATCAAGGCCCGATCAGGCGAAGCCCGGACACTGATAGCGAATGCGTGCGCAGCAGCGGGCTGGGCGCCGCCGCAGTTTTACGAAACTACTGCCGCGGACCCGGGCTTCTCGCAGGCGCGGGCCGCTGTCCAGTCCGGCGCCGACGTCGTACTGGTGGGCGGCGGCGACGGCACGGTCCGGGTGGTGGCGGACATTCTGGCCGGCACGGAAACCGCCATGGGCCTGATCCCGCTCGGCACCGGCAACCTGCTGGCCCGCAACATCCACCTGGACGTGGGCGACCTGCGCGCGAGCGTCCAGACTGCCCTGTTCGGTCAGCAACGCTTTATTGATACGGCGCGGATGACGGTGGAGAACGCCCGCACCAACGAATCGGCGGAACACACCTTCCTGGTCATCGCCGGCATCGGAATGGACGCAGAGGTCATCGGCGACACCAATGACGGGCTCAAGAAGGCTGTGGGCTGGCTGGCTTACACCGAAGCGGGGGTCCGGCATCTCCCGGGCCGCCGCAAGAAGGTGACCATCTCACTGGACGACCAGCCGGAGCAGAGCCGGAAGATCCGCAGCGTACTGTTCGCGAACTGCGGGTTGATCCCCGGCGGGATTGATTTCATCCCGCAGGCGATGATTGATGACGGGATGCTCGACGTGGTGGTGATGAGCCCGCGCAGTGCGATCGGCTGGCTGGCGATGTACTGGAAGATTGTGCTCAAACACAAGAGAAACCTGCCGGTGATGGCGTTTTACCGCTCCGGAAAGATCATCATCCGCTGTCCGGAACCAATGCCCACACAGGTCGACGGCGATCCGTCCGGAGAGGCCACGAAGGTCACCGTACAGGTTGCCCCGGGCTCGCTGCTCGTCCGCGTCAAGAACGGCACCGAGCAAGGCTAG
- the pheA gene encoding prephenate dehydratase yields the protein MPASPVTYTFLGPAGTFTEAALMQVPDAAEAIRIPSSNVNSALDKVRDGSADAAMVPIENSVEGGVTATLDAIATGQELRILREALVSISFVLVARPGTRIEDIRRISTHGHAWAQCRLWAEKYIPNAEYIPGSSTAAAAMGLLEGDIHYDAAICAPIVAAKQPGLHVLAENIGDNPGAVTRFVLVGRPGRLTEPTGADKTTVVVPLPEDRPGALMEILDQFATRGVNLSRIESRPTGQYLGHYFFSIDADGHVADARVADALAGLHRISPATRFLGSYGRADGQRTTVEPHTSDQAFRAAHAWVKDILSGASVVPVYTSGASPTA from the coding sequence ATGCCCGCATCACCTGTGACGTATACCTTCCTCGGACCCGCGGGCACCTTCACCGAGGCTGCCCTGATGCAGGTTCCCGATGCTGCGGAAGCAATCCGTATTCCGTCCTCGAACGTCAACTCGGCGCTGGATAAGGTCCGCGACGGCTCTGCCGACGCCGCCATGGTGCCGATCGAGAACTCCGTGGAAGGCGGCGTCACGGCAACCCTGGACGCAATCGCCACCGGACAGGAACTCCGGATCCTGCGCGAAGCCCTGGTATCGATCAGCTTTGTGCTGGTGGCCCGGCCCGGCACCCGGATTGAAGATATCCGCCGGATCTCCACCCACGGCCACGCCTGGGCGCAGTGCCGGCTGTGGGCAGAAAAATATATTCCTAATGCTGAATATATCCCGGGTTCCTCCACCGCTGCAGCGGCGATGGGCTTGCTCGAAGGCGATATCCACTACGACGCCGCCATCTGCGCCCCGATTGTGGCCGCGAAGCAGCCAGGACTCCACGTCCTGGCGGAGAATATCGGGGACAACCCGGGTGCGGTGACACGCTTTGTGCTGGTCGGCCGGCCCGGCCGGCTGACCGAACCCACCGGCGCGGACAAGACCACGGTCGTGGTTCCGCTGCCCGAAGACCGCCCCGGTGCATTGATGGAAATCCTTGACCAGTTCGCGACCCGCGGCGTGAACCTGAGCCGGATCGAATCACGGCCTACCGGCCAATACCTTGGCCACTACTTCTTCAGCATTGACGCCGACGGACACGTGGCGGATGCCCGGGTTGCAGATGCCCTCGCCGGCCTGCACCGGATCAGCCCGGCAACCCGTTTCCTCGGGTCTTACGGACGCGCGGACGGCCAGCGCACCACAGTGGAGCCACACACCTCGGACCAGGCCTTCCGTGCCGCCCATGCCTGGGTAAAAGACATACTCTCGGGAGCATCAGTGGTGCCGGTATATACGTCGGGCGCTTCGCCCACAGCGTAG
- a CDS encoding zinc-dependent metalloprotease — MESSAGATSPQVQALINWELAASTAARLTPAGPILAAADIEAAVDNLRLMADISVPHVHSITGLDAARDLRDSSVLVVDRASWAKANTQSFAVMLQPAMEKMLEGRRGTLNPGAASVSGAITGGQLGAILAFLSSKVLGQYDPFSALAENSTAPAAGRLLLVAPNIISVEREINVEPEDFRLWVCLHEQTHRVQFAAAPWLRHHMLDEIESLSGQLLGNVDSLMERASAAAKSLKDRTASGAAPSRGAILDLLQNPEEKAAISRLTALMSLLEGHANVVMDAVDASIVPSVKTIRQRFNTRSKDRGVIEKFIRNLLGLDAKMRQYSDGSKFVREVVDVAGMEGFNKVWESAEHLPSETEIHNSRLWLERMGH, encoded by the coding sequence ATGGAGTCCTCTGCCGGCGCGACGTCACCCCAAGTCCAAGCCCTCATCAACTGGGAGCTGGCCGCTTCCACTGCCGCCCGGCTCACACCCGCCGGACCTATCCTGGCAGCGGCGGACATCGAAGCCGCCGTGGACAACCTGCGCCTGATGGCGGACATTTCGGTCCCGCACGTCCATAGCATCACCGGTCTCGATGCCGCCCGCGACCTCCGTGACTCCTCGGTCCTGGTGGTGGACCGCGCCTCTTGGGCCAAGGCCAATACCCAGAGTTTCGCCGTAATGCTGCAACCGGCGATGGAAAAGATGCTGGAGGGCCGCCGCGGGACCCTCAACCCCGGCGCGGCCAGTGTCAGCGGGGCCATTACGGGCGGCCAGCTGGGGGCGATCCTCGCGTTCCTCTCCAGCAAGGTCCTGGGCCAATATGACCCCTTCTCGGCTCTGGCCGAGAACTCCACCGCGCCCGCCGCCGGGCGGCTGCTCCTCGTCGCCCCGAACATCATCTCCGTCGAACGCGAAATTAACGTCGAACCCGAGGATTTCCGGCTGTGGGTCTGCCTGCACGAACAAACCCACCGGGTGCAGTTCGCCGCCGCGCCCTGGCTTCGGCATCACATGCTGGACGAGATCGAAAGCCTCAGCGGCCAGCTGCTTGGCAACGTCGACTCCCTGATGGAACGGGCCTCCGCCGCAGCGAAGTCGCTCAAGGACCGCACCGCGTCCGGCGCCGCGCCCAGCCGGGGGGCCATCCTTGACCTGCTGCAGAACCCCGAGGAAAAGGCCGCGATCTCACGCCTGACCGCCCTGATGAGCTTGCTGGAAGGGCACGCCAACGTGGTGATGGATGCTGTCGACGCCAGCATTGTGCCCTCCGTGAAGACCATCCGGCAGCGCTTTAACACCCGGTCGAAGGACCGCGGCGTGATTGAGAAGTTCATCCGCAACCTGCTCGGGCTGGACGCGAAGATGCGCCAGTACAGCGACGGTTCGAAGTTCGTGCGCGAAGTAGTGGACGTGGCCGGCATGGAGGGGTTCAACAAGGTCTGGGAGTCCGCGGAACACCTGCCCAGCGAGACAGAAATTCACAACTCCAGGCTCTGGCTCGAACGGATGGGGCATTAG
- a CDS encoding inorganic diphosphatase produces the protein MKHDVTIEIPKGSRVKYEVDHKTGRVRLDRVLFTSMQYPTHYGFFENTLGEDGDPLDALVLLQDFDLHPGVIVESRPIGVFNMTDDGGGDAKVLCVPTDARFDHINEITDVSEFLIREIEHFFTRYKDLEPGKWVKAEGWGDRAAAEAELEASIKRYVPHTH, from the coding sequence ATGAAGCATGACGTGACAATCGAGATCCCCAAGGGATCACGCGTCAAGTACGAAGTCGACCATAAGACCGGCCGCGTCCGCCTGGACCGCGTCCTGTTCACCTCCATGCAGTACCCCACGCACTACGGGTTTTTCGAGAACACCCTGGGCGAAGACGGCGACCCGCTGGACGCCCTTGTGCTGCTGCAGGACTTCGACCTGCACCCCGGCGTTATCGTCGAGTCACGCCCCATCGGCGTGTTCAACATGACCGACGACGGCGGCGGCGACGCGAAGGTGCTCTGCGTCCCCACCGATGCCCGCTTCGATCACATCAACGAGATCACCGACGTCAGTGAATTCCTGATCCGGGAAATCGAGCACTTCTTCACCCGCTACAAGGACCTGGAGCCGGGCAAGTGGGTCAAGGCTGAGGGCTGGGGCGACCGTGCTGCCGCCGAAGCCGAGCTTGAGGCGTCGATCAAGCGTTACGTTCCCCACACGCACTAA
- a CDS encoding rhodanese-like domain-containing protein, translating to MSDFDTVTVSDIPEGARILDVREDYEWVAGHAAGALHIPLDQLPARLEDLDPDEDVFVICRTGGRSLRAAQWLSGQGYSALNVAGGMDQWLETGMPLVSDNGLKPVIL from the coding sequence ATGAGCGACTTTGACACAGTGACCGTGTCCGACATCCCGGAAGGGGCCCGGATCCTCGACGTCCGCGAAGACTACGAGTGGGTGGCGGGCCACGCGGCCGGCGCCCTCCACATCCCGTTGGACCAGCTCCCGGCGCGGCTTGAGGACCTCGACCCGGACGAGGACGTTTTTGTTATCTGCCGCACCGGTGGCCGTTCCTTGCGCGCCGCCCAGTGGCTATCCGGACAGGGGTATTCCGCCCTGAATGTGGCCGGCGGCATGGACCAGTGGCTGGAAACCGGAATGCCGCTGGTGTCCGACAACGGACTCAAGCCCGTCATCCTGTAG